A single genomic interval of Centropristis striata isolate RG_2023a ecotype Rhode Island chromosome 8, C.striata_1.0, whole genome shotgun sequence harbors:
- the pals2a gene encoding MAGUK p55 subfamily member 6a isoform X1, whose product MTVANAKSGKAMQQVLDNLKDLPTGSGAKDIDLIFLRGIMESPIVRSLAKAHERLEEVKLKAVRDDNVQLVTEILDSLNNLPEKDAATAELVRILQEPHFKSLIEAHDKVATKCYEMPHTAVNSNALFTSTLMPADAVRMIGIQKKAGEPLGVTFRVERGDMVIARILHGSSIDRQGMLHTGDIIREVNGREVGRNPHELQELLGDCSGTITLKVLPSYRDTPSPPQVFLKPHFNYNPATDNLIPCKEAGLAFSKGDILHVVNKEDPNWWQACKVVGGATGLIPSQFLEEKRKAFVRRDWDTSGTGMLCGTAKKKKKKMMYLTSKNAEFDRYELQIYEEVAKMPPFQRKTLILIGAQGVGRRSLKNRLIVVNPLRYGTTVPFTSRRAREEERDGQNYCFVTREQMEKDIKDSRYLEHGEYDANLYGTKIDSIHEVVDAGRTCILDVNPQALKVLKTAEFMPFVVFIAAPELDTLRAMHKAVVDAGLTTKLLTENDLKKTVDESARIRRAYSHYFDLTIVNDNLDKAFDKLQEEVERLFIEPQWVPVSWVY is encoded by the exons ATGACTGTGGCAAATGCAAAGTCTGGCAAAG ccATGCAGCAGGTACTGGACAACCTGAAAGACCTGCCAACAGGCTCAGGAGCCAAAGATATTGACCTCATCTTCCTCAGAGGCATCATGGAGAGCCCCATCGTCCGCTCCCTTGCCAAG gcccaTGAGCGTCTTGAGGAAGTTAAGTTAAAAGCTGTGCGGGATGATAACGTTCAGCTGGTCACAGAGATTCTGGATTCCCTCAACAACCTGCCAGAAAAAGATGCTGCCACTGCTGAGCTTGTCAGGATCCTCCAGGAGCCGCACTTTAAg TCTTTGATAGAGGCTCATGACAAAGTGGCTACAAAGTGCTATGAAATGCCCCACACTGCGGTGAACAGCAATGCCTTGTTTACCAGTACGCTCATGCCAGCTGATGCTGTGAGGATGATCGGCATCCAGAAGAAAGCCGGGGAGCCGCTG GGGGTAACGTTCCGTGTGGAGCGCGGAGATATGGTGATCGCGCGGATCCTGCACGGCAGCTCGATTGACAGGCAGGGCATGCTGCACACAGGGGACATAATCCGCGAGGTGAACGGTCGGGAGGTCGGCAGGAACCCCCATGAACTCCAGGAGCTGCTGGGAGACTGCAGTGGGACCATCACACTGAAGGTCCTGCCCAGTTACAGAGACACACCGTCACCTCCACAG GTTTTTCTGAAGCCCCACTTCAACTATAATCCGGCCACAGACAACTTGATCCCCTGTAAAGAGGCAGGCCTGGCCTTTTCCAAGGGAGACATTCTTCATGTAGTAAACAAGGAGGACCCCAACTGGTGGCAG GCATGCAAAGTTGTTGGTGGAGCCACTGGTCTCATCCCCAGCCAGTTcttggaggagaagaggaaagcTTTTGTGAGACGAGACTGGGATACTTCGGGTACAG gGATGCTCTGTGGAActgcaaagaaaaagaagaaaaaaatgatgtacCTCACTTCGAAGAATGCAG AATTTGACCGTTACGAGctgcagatttacgaggaaGTAGCCAAGATGCCGCCTTTTCAGAGGAAAACGCTCATTCTGATTGGAGCCCAGGGAGTTGGGAGGCGGAGCCTGAAGAATCGACTCATTGTTGTGAACCCTCTGCGATATGGAACCACCGTACCCT tCACATCTCGCCGTGCGAGGGAGGAGGAGCGAGACGGCCAGAACTACTGCTTTGTGACGCGGGAACAGATGGAGAAGGACATCAAGGACAGCCGTTACCTGGAGCACGGAGAATACGACGCCAACCTCTACGGCACCAAGATCGACTCCATCCATGAAGTGGTGGACGCAGGCCGCACCTGCATCCTCGACGTCAACCCTCAG GCCCTAAAAGTGTTGAAGACTGCTGAGTTTATGCCATTTGTGGTGTTTATTGCTGCTCCTGAACTGGACACACTAAGAGCTATGCACAAAGCTGTGGTAGATGCTGGACTTACTACCAAATTACTCACG GAAAACGATTTGAAGAAGACTGTGGACGAGAGTGCCAGGATCCGCCGGGCATACAGCCACTACTTTGACCTGACTATTGTCAATGACAATCTGGACAAGGCCTTTGACAAACTGCAGGAGGAGGTAGAGAGATTATTCATCGAGCCGCAGTGGGTTCCAGTCAGCTGGGTCTACTGA
- the pals2a gene encoding MAGUK p55 subfamily member 6a isoform X2, with product MQQVLDNLKDLPTGSGAKDIDLIFLRGIMESPIVRSLAKAHERLEEVKLKAVRDDNVQLVTEILDSLNNLPEKDAATAELVRILQEPHFKSLIEAHDKVATKCYEMPHTAVNSNALFTSTLMPADAVRMIGIQKKAGEPLGVTFRVERGDMVIARILHGSSIDRQGMLHTGDIIREVNGREVGRNPHELQELLGDCSGTITLKVLPSYRDTPSPPQVFLKPHFNYNPATDNLIPCKEAGLAFSKGDILHVVNKEDPNWWQACKVVGGATGLIPSQFLEEKRKAFVRRDWDTSGTGMLCGTAKKKKKKMMYLTSKNAEFDRYELQIYEEVAKMPPFQRKTLILIGAQGVGRRSLKNRLIVVNPLRYGTTVPFTSRRAREEERDGQNYCFVTREQMEKDIKDSRYLEHGEYDANLYGTKIDSIHEVVDAGRTCILDVNPQALKVLKTAEFMPFVVFIAAPELDTLRAMHKAVVDAGLTTKLLTENDLKKTVDESARIRRAYSHYFDLTIVNDNLDKAFDKLQEEVERLFIEPQWVPVSWVY from the exons ATGCAGCAGGTACTGGACAACCTGAAAGACCTGCCAACAGGCTCAGGAGCCAAAGATATTGACCTCATCTTCCTCAGAGGCATCATGGAGAGCCCCATCGTCCGCTCCCTTGCCAAG gcccaTGAGCGTCTTGAGGAAGTTAAGTTAAAAGCTGTGCGGGATGATAACGTTCAGCTGGTCACAGAGATTCTGGATTCCCTCAACAACCTGCCAGAAAAAGATGCTGCCACTGCTGAGCTTGTCAGGATCCTCCAGGAGCCGCACTTTAAg TCTTTGATAGAGGCTCATGACAAAGTGGCTACAAAGTGCTATGAAATGCCCCACACTGCGGTGAACAGCAATGCCTTGTTTACCAGTACGCTCATGCCAGCTGATGCTGTGAGGATGATCGGCATCCAGAAGAAAGCCGGGGAGCCGCTG GGGGTAACGTTCCGTGTGGAGCGCGGAGATATGGTGATCGCGCGGATCCTGCACGGCAGCTCGATTGACAGGCAGGGCATGCTGCACACAGGGGACATAATCCGCGAGGTGAACGGTCGGGAGGTCGGCAGGAACCCCCATGAACTCCAGGAGCTGCTGGGAGACTGCAGTGGGACCATCACACTGAAGGTCCTGCCCAGTTACAGAGACACACCGTCACCTCCACAG GTTTTTCTGAAGCCCCACTTCAACTATAATCCGGCCACAGACAACTTGATCCCCTGTAAAGAGGCAGGCCTGGCCTTTTCCAAGGGAGACATTCTTCATGTAGTAAACAAGGAGGACCCCAACTGGTGGCAG GCATGCAAAGTTGTTGGTGGAGCCACTGGTCTCATCCCCAGCCAGTTcttggaggagaagaggaaagcTTTTGTGAGACGAGACTGGGATACTTCGGGTACAG gGATGCTCTGTGGAActgcaaagaaaaagaagaaaaaaatgatgtacCTCACTTCGAAGAATGCAG AATTTGACCGTTACGAGctgcagatttacgaggaaGTAGCCAAGATGCCGCCTTTTCAGAGGAAAACGCTCATTCTGATTGGAGCCCAGGGAGTTGGGAGGCGGAGCCTGAAGAATCGACTCATTGTTGTGAACCCTCTGCGATATGGAACCACCGTACCCT tCACATCTCGCCGTGCGAGGGAGGAGGAGCGAGACGGCCAGAACTACTGCTTTGTGACGCGGGAACAGATGGAGAAGGACATCAAGGACAGCCGTTACCTGGAGCACGGAGAATACGACGCCAACCTCTACGGCACCAAGATCGACTCCATCCATGAAGTGGTGGACGCAGGCCGCACCTGCATCCTCGACGTCAACCCTCAG GCCCTAAAAGTGTTGAAGACTGCTGAGTTTATGCCATTTGTGGTGTTTATTGCTGCTCCTGAACTGGACACACTAAGAGCTATGCACAAAGCTGTGGTAGATGCTGGACTTACTACCAAATTACTCACG GAAAACGATTTGAAGAAGACTGTGGACGAGAGTGCCAGGATCCGCCGGGCATACAGCCACTACTTTGACCTGACTATTGTCAATGACAATCTGGACAAGGCCTTTGACAAACTGCAGGAGGAGGTAGAGAGATTATTCATCGAGCCGCAGTGGGTTCCAGTCAGCTGGGTCTACTGA